In Moorena sp. SIOASIH, the following proteins share a genomic window:
- a CDS encoding Lin0512 family protein — MVRKRLIIEMGMGVDQHGQDPTVAAARAVRNAIAHNALPGVWEVAGLEHPNQMIVEVQVAVPYPEQVREDEVLAVLPFGQKTLSLESGGMVVQGRAIPELNDKNDDMLIAVAAVTVLVDSD; from the coding sequence ATGGTTCGTAAACGCTTAATTATTGAAATGGGAATGGGAGTAGACCAACACGGTCAAGACCCAACCGTAGCAGCAGCAAGAGCTGTACGCAACGCTATTGCTCACAATGCCTTGCCTGGTGTTTGGGAAGTAGCTGGTTTAGAGCATCCCAATCAAATGATAGTTGAAGTTCAAGTCGCCGTGCCTTACCCAGAGCAAGTCCGGGAAGATGAAGTACTCGCTGTACTGCCTTTTGGTCAGAAAACTCTATCCCTTGAGTCCGGTGGAATGGTAGTTCAAGGCAGAGCAATTCCAGAACTTAATGATAAAAATGATGACATGCTGATTGCTGTTGCAGCGGTTACTGTTTTGGTCGATAGTGATTAG
- a CDS encoding class I SAM-dependent methyltransferase yields MFEQQPQGLQQKVKLLALESMRQDNPSQWFEVLYADANGDSGQIPWARLTPHPDLQNWLARNTPQGSGRSALVVGCGLGDDAEALAQQGFQVTAFDISSTAIAWCQKRFPDSQVKYQVADLFALDPAWHQKFDFVFECRNIQALPLKVRSTVMNAIASLVAPGGTLLVITRFRDTDTEPDGPPWPLSDTELAYFEELGLVEIRRDTVPESEDDPIQRLRIEYTHHGS; encoded by the coding sequence ATGTTCGAGCAACAACCACAAGGACTACAGCAGAAGGTCAAACTTTTGGCATTGGAATCGATGCGCCAAGATAATCCATCTCAATGGTTTGAGGTTTTATATGCTGACGCTAATGGGGATTCGGGGCAAATACCTTGGGCGCGTTTAACACCCCATCCCGATCTACAGAATTGGTTAGCGCGTAATACACCCCAAGGGTCGGGTCGCTCTGCCCTAGTGGTTGGTTGTGGGTTAGGGGATGATGCTGAAGCGTTGGCGCAGCAGGGTTTCCAAGTCACTGCCTTTGATATTTCCTCGACTGCGATCGCATGGTGCCAAAAACGATTTCCCGATTCCCAAGTCAAGTACCAAGTGGCGGATTTATTTGCCTTAGATCCAGCATGGCATCAGAAATTTGATTTTGTCTTTGAATGTCGTAACATCCAAGCCTTACCCCTGAAGGTTCGGTCAACTGTGATGAATGCGATCGCATCCTTAGTCGCCCCAGGAGGAACCCTGTTAGTGATAACTCGATTTCGCGATACTGACACTGAACCGGATGGTCCCCCTTGGCCGTTGTCTGATACAGAACTAGCTTACTTTGAGGAATTGGGCTTAGTCGAAATCCGTCGTGATACTGTCCCAGAATCAGAGGATGACCCAATTCAACGGTTGCGCATTGAATATACTCACCATGGTTCGTAA
- the ptsP gene encoding phosphoenolpyruvate--protein phosphotransferase, protein MIGIVIISHSAKLAAGVKELAQQMVQTSVPIAIAAGIDDPENPFGTDVLQVQAAIESVYSDAGVVVLMDLGSAVLSAEMALEFLDEEQKPKVRLCEAPLVEGAIAAVVQAAAGGDIDQVIAEARSALTAKASQLSDPVGGTGILPVGGTGILPVGGTGILPVGGTGCSNPGYEGENQGEPVPNAPYGTTTKEIHLTVQNQQGIHARPAAQFVTTANRFNCEITLQNLTKTSNIVNGKSINNVMLLGIQQGDKIVIYAVGEDAELALIALQQLVHNNFGEKLDKPKEDINQDSNPPSNQSLHSSSVTLDRLVGIPAAAGIAIGAVIVYQPKRPEIIEEQTDNPQGEWETLQLAIKTAQQQLEHLINTVTNDQADIFQAHLLYLEDPALVNRAYQIIVDQHLWAGAAWKTVIDETVANYQTLEDSYMQARGNDVIDVGWRVLRLLTNRKESCLDQDLRKSPLNPPMSKSKASANSPQNWGVRGAGDFDMITPPGALSVGELNSPRVAPKNWGAGGQNQLNLVSQIDVTEPGILVAADLTPSEVAQLNPIQVLGICCARGSATAHSALIANMLGIPMVVGVGQDLLSLPAGTELALDGTTGEIWVEPSEEQKQELQLQSNSKDELPREVITHDGHKIPLMANVLGEADAKLALDCGAQGVGLLRTEFLYLERLTIPSEEEQLATYQAIAQIMGTHPLTIRTLDIGGDKPIPFLNLASSDASSAPHTPEPNPFLGWRGIRQSLDCPEMLKIQLRAILRGSYGHNIKVMFPMVSSVQEVRAAKEILAEAKAELRQEGHRFNEQMPVGIMVEVPAAVTMADQLAAEVDFFSIGTNDLSQYVMAADRTNPKVAKLADALEPAVLRMIQQTVTVAHQAGIPVSVCGQLASNPVGIPILLGLGVDELSVNPPAIATVISVITQLSINQAEMLAGEALQLDSAFGVKEYIINQLDRSV, encoded by the coding sequence ATGATTGGAATTGTGATTATCTCCCACAGTGCTAAGCTAGCGGCTGGGGTCAAGGAATTAGCCCAACAGATGGTTCAGACATCCGTACCGATTGCGATCGCAGCTGGTATCGATGACCCGGAAAATCCCTTTGGTACCGATGTGCTGCAAGTCCAAGCTGCCATTGAGTCGGTTTACTCCGATGCTGGGGTAGTGGTATTAATGGATTTAGGCAGTGCCGTGCTCAGTGCGGAAATGGCACTGGAGTTTCTGGATGAAGAGCAGAAACCCAAGGTAAGATTGTGCGAAGCGCCATTAGTGGAAGGTGCGATCGCAGCGGTTGTCCAAGCTGCGGCTGGTGGTGATATCGACCAAGTGATTGCTGAAGCTAGATCAGCCTTAACCGCTAAAGCCTCTCAGTTATCAGACCCGGTGGGTGGAACGGGCATCTTGCCCGTGGGTGGAACGGGCATCTTGCCCGTGGGTGGAACGGGCATCTTGCCCGTGGGTGGGACTGGCTGTTCCAACCCTGGCTACGAAGGGGAAAATCAGGGTGAGCCCGTCCCTAACGCACCCTACGGAACTACAACCAAAGAAATCCATCTTACTGTCCAGAATCAACAGGGAATTCATGCTCGTCCTGCTGCCCAATTTGTTACTACAGCTAATCGGTTTAACTGTGAAATAACCCTACAAAACCTAACCAAAACTAGCAATATAGTTAATGGAAAAAGCATTAATAATGTGATGCTTTTAGGTATCCAACAGGGAGATAAAATAGTCATCTATGCAGTAGGAGAAGATGCGGAATTAGCCTTGATCGCGTTGCAGCAGCTAGTCCATAACAATTTTGGGGAAAAACTAGATAAACCAAAAGAAGACATCAACCAAGACTCTAACCCTCCCAGTAACCAATCCCTTCACTCGTCATCTGTCACACTTGATAGGTTAGTTGGAATTCCCGCTGCTGCTGGTATTGCTATCGGAGCGGTTATTGTCTACCAACCCAAACGTCCAGAAATTATTGAAGAGCAAACAGATAATCCTCAAGGGGAGTGGGAAACCCTACAACTTGCTATTAAAACAGCACAACAGCAACTTGAACACCTGATCAATACTGTTACTAACGATCAGGCAGATATTTTTCAGGCTCACTTGCTCTATTTAGAGGATCCAGCCCTAGTTAATAGAGCTTATCAGATTATAGTTGACCAGCATCTATGGGCAGGGGCGGCTTGGAAAACTGTGATCGATGAAACCGTAGCAAATTACCAAACTCTGGAAGACTCCTACATGCAAGCTCGCGGAAATGATGTGATCGATGTCGGCTGGCGAGTGTTGCGATTACTCACGAATAGGAAAGAAAGCTGTCTAGATCAGGACTTACGCAAGAGCCCCCTAAATCCCCCAATGTCAAAAAGCAAAGCATCCGCTAATTCCCCCCAGAATTGGGGGGTTAGGGGGGCGGGGGACTTTGACATGATTACCCCTCCCGGTGCGCTTTCCGTTGGCGAATTAAATTCGCCACGGGTCGCACCGAAAAATTGGGGGGCAGGGGGGCAAAACCAACTAAACTTAGTAAGTCAAATAGATGTGACTGAGCCTGGTATTCTGGTTGCTGCTGATTTAACTCCCTCTGAGGTCGCACAACTAAATCCGATCCAAGTCCTAGGTATCTGTTGCGCTAGGGGCAGTGCTACAGCCCATAGTGCCCTAATCGCCAATATGCTCGGTATACCGATGGTGGTTGGTGTTGGTCAGGATCTGTTGTCGTTGCCAGCTGGTACGGAGTTGGCACTGGATGGGACAACCGGTGAAATTTGGGTAGAGCCTTCTGAGGAACAAAAGCAAGAATTACAGCTACAGAGCAACAGTAAGGATGAATTACCTAGGGAGGTAATTACTCATGATGGACACAAAATTCCCTTGATGGCAAATGTTTTGGGAGAGGCTGATGCTAAATTGGCTCTCGATTGTGGTGCTCAAGGGGTCGGTTTACTTAGGACTGAGTTTCTTTATCTGGAACGCTTAACTATTCCGAGCGAGGAAGAGCAGTTGGCAACCTATCAAGCCATTGCGCAAATTATGGGTACCCATCCCCTAACGATTCGTACTTTGGATATTGGCGGTGACAAGCCCATTCCCTTCCTGAATCTAGCGTCTTCTGATGCTTCCTCTGCTCCGCACACCCCAGAGCCTAACCCTTTCCTAGGATGGCGGGGAATTCGTCAGAGTTTGGATTGTCCAGAGATGCTCAAAATCCAACTGCGGGCGATTCTACGAGGGAGTTATGGACACAACATTAAAGTGATGTTTCCTATGGTTTCTTCAGTACAAGAGGTACGGGCTGCTAAGGAAATCCTAGCAGAGGCTAAAGCCGAGTTGCGCCAAGAAGGGCATCGTTTTAATGAACAGATGCCAGTGGGGATTATGGTAGAAGTCCCGGCAGCAGTAACCATGGCTGATCAGTTAGCCGCTGAAGTGGACTTTTTCAGCATTGGTACCAATGATTTGAGTCAATATGTGATGGCCGCTGACCGTACTAATCCCAAGGTGGCGAAGCTGGCTGATGCCCTTGAACCAGCTGTGCTACGGATGATTCAGCAAACGGTAACTGTTGCTCATCAAGCAGGGATTCCAGTTAGTGTCTGTGGTCAGTTGGCATCGAATCCAGTAGGGATACCGATTTTATTAGGATTGGGGGTGGATGAGTTGAGTGTGAATCCACCTGCGATCGCTACTGTGATTTCAGTTATTACACAGTTGAGTATCAACCAGGCCGAGATGCTTGCTGGTGAGGCGTTGCAGCTAGATTCGGCTTTTGGGGTTAAAGAGTATATTATCAACCAACTCGACAGGTCGGTTTGA
- a CDS encoding aspartyl protease has protein sequence MIQGEFNRFGELFFEIGLMSADGEVFPVMALLDTGFTGWLAIDNQDAESLGWVRNNEPQDMQTAQGEARFNLYEGKVVIEEEEFTVEVLGGDELVNTLLGVLWLRTKRLVVDFPMGVLTLG, from the coding sequence ATGATCCAAGGTGAATTTAATAGGTTCGGGGAGTTATTTTTTGAAATTGGCTTGATGTCTGCTGATGGGGAGGTTTTTCCCGTTATGGCACTGTTAGATACAGGGTTTACAGGTTGGTTAGCTATTGATAATCAAGATGCTGAGAGTTTAGGGTGGGTGCGTAATAATGAGCCACAGGATATGCAAACAGCCCAGGGCGAAGCACGGTTTAATTTATATGAGGGAAAGGTGGTTATTGAGGAAGAGGAGTTTACGGTTGAAGTGTTAGGAGGAGATGAACTGGTCAATACTCTTTTAGGTGTTTTGTGGTTACGAACAAAGCGTTTAGTTGTAGATTTTCCTATGGGAGTGTTAACCCTAGGATAA
- a CDS encoding sigma-70 family RNA polymerase sigma factor: protein MRLRRIEFGVSAGLMLATNLSSDGQWGEKTEKETSSWVEPLLEKLSDGDSSAFWPLWEHYKDYLYHRCLSWMGGNRSQAQDALSEIMVKAWEKLPKFAPKITNLKGWLTKFACNFCIDRHRENNSGAIGVENLEAIAVPEGNGLVTEFDTPDLVVEKRELLEVIQSALEDLPENQRQVCVLRFEQELSHQEIAQRLAISNDSVRKRIQRARARLQKRLTKYLAGLDEKAYGEIAFLQEIRGVEEQESKEEKDEESYVTPSNKEIGKGEQETTEQSESLRPMVVSESAVEGCSKDLEKTGGEITLLVEPALAVEPLSEVPKVIPIKKEPKSRDTKSQQILSRPRSSQALLPLAGKLRLESTPNPQSKQGSDRNPIQSHGVKLLMPQEIAISPPLLGYGSIEAPIAKDISQFPIPILARIASWLENLKTKVEPSSNHKLAQGDRGPPDQL, encoded by the coding sequence ATGAGATTAAGGCGAATTGAGTTTGGTGTTTCAGCAGGACTGATGCTGGCAACAAACCTAAGTTCTGATGGCCAATGGGGCGAAAAGACTGAAAAAGAAACAAGTTCTTGGGTCGAGCCTCTCCTGGAAAAACTGTCTGATGGAGATAGCAGCGCCTTTTGGCCGCTGTGGGAACACTATAAAGACTATCTTTACCATCGCTGCTTGAGCTGGATGGGGGGTAATCGCTCCCAAGCACAAGATGCTCTTTCTGAGATTATGGTCAAGGCTTGGGAAAAATTGCCCAAATTTGCCCCAAAGATTACCAATCTCAAAGGATGGCTGACCAAATTTGCCTGTAACTTCTGTATAGACCGACATCGAGAAAACAACTCTGGGGCAATCGGAGTAGAAAACCTCGAAGCGATAGCAGTGCCAGAGGGGAATGGGTTGGTTACGGAATTCGATACCCCAGATTTAGTTGTAGAAAAGAGGGAACTATTAGAGGTAATCCAAAGTGCTCTAGAGGATTTGCCGGAGAATCAGCGTCAGGTATGTGTCTTGCGCTTTGAGCAGGAGTTGTCTCACCAAGAGATAGCTCAACGACTGGCAATTTCCAACGATAGCGTTCGTAAACGTATCCAACGAGCTAGGGCAAGACTGCAAAAGCGGTTAACTAAGTATCTGGCAGGGTTGGATGAGAAGGCTTACGGGGAAATAGCCTTTTTGCAGGAGATTAGGGGAGTAGAAGAGCAGGAGAGTAAGGAAGAAAAAGACGAAGAAAGCTATGTCACTCCCTCAAACAAAGAAATAGGAAAAGGGGAGCAGGAGACAACTGAGCAGTCGGAGTCTTTAAGGCCGATGGTAGTGTCGGAGTCTGCTGTCGAGGGATGCTCCAAGGATTTAGAGAAAACGGGAGGGGAGATAACGTTACTGGTAGAGCCAGCATTGGCAGTTGAGCCACTATCTGAAGTACCAAAAGTAATCCCAATTAAAAAAGAGCCCAAAAGTAGGGACACCAAAAGCCAGCAAATTTTAAGCAGACCAAGAAGCTCCCAGGCATTACTCCCCTTGGCTGGAAAATTACGATTGGAAAGTACTCCAAATCCCCAATCAAAGCAGGGGAGCGATCGCAATCCTATCCAGAGCCATGGCGTTAAACTGCTTATGCCCCAAGAGATAGCAATTTCTCCACCACTGCTAGGGTATGGGAGCATTGAAGCACCAATAGCAAAGGATATTTCCCAATTTCCCATCCCGATTTTGGCGAGAATTGCGTCTTGGTTGGAAAATCTCAAAACAAAGGTAGAGCCAAGCAGCAATCACAAATTAGCTCAAGGGGATAGAGGACCGCCAGATCAGCTTTAA
- a CDS encoding IS607 family transposase — protein sequence MALVPIRKAVELTGLSPNTLRKYADNGTIRCERTPGGTRLFDSTDLRSFGKARRASRPNNVTICYCRVSSSKQRDDLARQVAYLHSLFPEAEIIFDIGSGLNYKRKGLRTILERVVCGDKLTIVVACKDRLTRFGFELIEYLVGLNGGKILVLDQSKNCPESELTADLLSIIHVFSCRVHGLRKYGQKIKEDSSVPKP from the coding sequence ATGGCATTAGTACCTATCCGTAAGGCGGTCGAACTTACAGGACTATCTCCAAACACACTACGGAAGTATGCAGACAATGGCACCATTCGATGCGAGAGAACCCCAGGAGGGACTAGACTCTTTGACTCAACAGATCTTCGCAGTTTTGGAAAAGCTCGAAGGGCTAGTAGACCCAACAATGTCACCATCTGCTACTGCCGAGTCAGTAGCAGTAAACAACGAGACGATCTCGCTCGCCAAGTCGCCTATCTGCATTCCCTCTTCCCCGAAGCAGAAATCATCTTTGACATCGGTTCCGGCCTCAACTACAAAAGAAAGGGGCTTAGAACCATACTGGAGCGAGTTGTCTGCGGAGATAAGCTCACGATTGTTGTTGCCTGTAAAGACCGACTTACCCGATTCGGGTTTGAACTCATTGAGTACTTGGTCGGTCTCAACGGTGGAAAAATCCTGGTTCTCGACCAGTCTAAAAACTGCCCAGAATCAGAGCTTACCGCAGATCTTCTCTCCATCATTCACGTCTTCTCCTGTCGGGTTCACGGACTCAGGAAATACGGTCAGAAAATCAAAGAAGATTCGTCTGTTCCTAAACCCTAG
- a CDS encoding transposase, which translates to MFLNPSQRSLVRKWFGVSRYVFNKTVKILQSGEVKANWKAIKTGILNDLPDWCKEVPYQIKSIGIKDACTAVREAKKKYKKTLDINRVRFRSRKNPIQSCYIPKSAISDVGMYHTKLGELKYSEPLPIEVCDSRLTSNNGDFYLVVPHKVTKTNAENQGRVVALDPGVRTFITFFSETSVGKIGHGDFSRIQRLCQHLDNLLSKISKAKGGQKRRMKKAARRMVIKIQNLVNELHHKTARFLVDNFDVILIPTFETSQMSRKGNRKIRSKTVRNMLTFAHYRFKEFLKHKAQEMGKLVIDVCEAYTSKTVSWTGELLNIGGSKIITSKVDGRSMDRDINGARGIFLRALGDTPWLREQLALVS; encoded by the coding sequence CTGTTCCTAAACCCTAGTCAGCGATCGCTAGTCCGTAAGTGGTTCGGAGTGTCCCGTTATGTTTTCAATAAAACAGTTAAAATTCTCCAGAGTGGCGAAGTAAAAGCCAACTGGAAAGCCATTAAAACTGGTATTCTAAATGACCTACCCGACTGGTGCAAGGAAGTGCCTTATCAGATCAAATCGATAGGGATTAAGGATGCTTGCACTGCTGTCAGGGAGGCTAAGAAGAAGTACAAGAAAACATTAGATATAAACCGGGTAAGGTTTAGATCTCGAAAGAATCCTATTCAGTCTTGCTATATCCCAAAGTCAGCCATTTCAGATGTAGGGATGTATCACACTAAATTAGGCGAGCTAAAGTATTCAGAGCCTCTTCCAATAGAAGTGTGCGACAGCCGACTAACCAGCAATAATGGGGACTTCTATTTAGTAGTTCCCCATAAAGTAACAAAAACGAATGCCGAAAACCAAGGTAGAGTAGTTGCTTTAGACCCTGGAGTCAGAACTTTCATTACTTTTTTCAGTGAGACATCTGTCGGGAAGATTGGGCATGGGGACTTTTCAAGAATCCAGCGACTCTGCCAACACCTAGACAACCTACTGTCTAAAATCAGTAAAGCTAAAGGTGGGCAAAAGCGTCGGATGAAGAAAGCCGCCAGGCGAATGGTTATTAAGATTCAAAATCTAGTCAACGAATTGCACCATAAGACGGCTAGATTCTTGGTTGATAACTTCGATGTAATTCTTATCCCTACTTTTGAGACATCTCAGATGTCAAGGAAAGGGAACAGGAAAATTAGATCTAAAACCGTTCGTAATATGCTCACCTTCGCTCATTACCGTTTCAAAGAATTTCTAAAACATAAAGCCCAGGAAATGGGGAAACTGGTAATAGATGTCTGTGAGGCTTACACCAGTAAGACTGTTAGTTGGACAGGTGAATTGCTCAACATTGGTGGAAGCAAAATAATCACATCGAAAGTTGATGGTCGATCTATGGATCGAGACATTAACGGCGCTCGGGGGATATTCCTCAGAGCCTTGGGAGATACCCCCTGGTTGCGAGAGCAACTTGCATTAGTGAGCTAA
- the dhaM gene encoding dihydroxyacetone kinase phosphoryl donor subunit DhaM translates to MIISHSAKLAAGVKELAQQMVQTSVPIAIAAGIDDPENPFGTDVLQVQAAIESVYSDAGVVVLMDLGSAVLSAEMALEFLDEEQKPKVILCEAPLVESAIAAVVQAAAGGDIDQVIGLARSADTF, encoded by the coding sequence GTGATAATCTCCCACAGTGCTAAGCTAGCAGCTGGGGTCAAGGAATTAGCTCAACAGATGGTTCAGACCTCCGTACCAATTGCGATCGCAGCTGGTATTGATGACCCGGAAAATCCCTTTGGTACCGATGTGCTGCAAGTCCAAGCTGCCATTGAGTCGGTTTACTCCGATGCTGGGGTAGTGGTATTAATGGATCTAGGCAGTGCAGTGCTGAGTGCGGAAATGGCACTGGAGTTTCTGGATGAAGAGCAGAAACCCAAGGTAATATTGTGCGAAGCGCCATTAGTGGAAAGTGCGATCGCAGCCGTTGTCCAAGCTGCAGCTGGTGGTGATATAGACCAAGTGATTGGATTAGCTAGATCAGCCGATACTTTTTAG
- a CDS encoding class I SAM-dependent methyltransferase, which translates to MNDLDQAKVDDFSGKMLDILNGSMLSLMIGIGYQTGLFEVMANLPPSTSEQIAVVAQLKERYVREWLAAMVTGQIIDYDPTTNSYSLSAEHASVLTQVAGPNNMARLTLVIPFLASVQKALVNSFHNGGGVSYSAYPDFMNLWAEINADRFDATITQKILPLMPDVVEKMRQGVDVLDIGCGDGHILNLMAKAFPNSRFTGYDFLENGIDAARAKAQSLGLTNINLEVKDITTLNEPNKYELITAFDAIHDMAQPAKVLKSIADSLKPDGTFLMVDLAASSNLHENLDHPLGPWLYTTSCMHCMTVSLALNGAGLGAMWGEQKALKMLNDAGFIHVDIKQIPEDIFNNYYIAKR; encoded by the coding sequence ATGAATGATCTAGACCAAGCCAAGGTAGATGACTTTTCTGGGAAAATGCTTGATATCCTCAATGGGTCTATGCTAAGTCTTATGATCGGTATTGGGTATCAGACTGGGTTGTTTGAAGTTATGGCCAATCTGCCCCCTTCTACTAGCGAACAAATCGCTGTGGTAGCCCAGCTAAAAGAAAGGTATGTCCGTGAATGGCTGGCAGCCATGGTCACTGGGCAAATCATCGACTATGACCCAACAACCAATAGCTATAGTTTATCCGCTGAACATGCCTCTGTGCTGACACAGGTGGCAGGACCAAATAACATGGCACGGTTGACACTGGTTATTCCATTTCTGGCATCAGTCCAAAAAGCTCTTGTTAATAGTTTTCACAACGGTGGTGGCGTTTCCTATTCTGCTTACCCAGACTTCATGAACTTGTGGGCTGAAATTAATGCCGATAGATTTGATGCCACCATAACCCAAAAAATCCTACCTCTTATGCCTGATGTGGTTGAAAAGATGCGTCAAGGTGTTGATGTTCTTGATATTGGTTGTGGGGATGGTCATATCCTTAACCTCATGGCTAAAGCCTTTCCCAACAGTAGGTTTACAGGCTATGATTTTTTAGAAAATGGCATTGATGCTGCCAGAGCGAAAGCACAATCCCTTGGCCTAACCAATATTAACTTAGAAGTCAAAGATATTACAACCTTAAATGAACCAAACAAGTACGAACTAATTACAGCTTTTGATGCCATCCACGATATGGCACAACCAGCTAAAGTATTAAAATCAATTGCCGATTCACTTAAACCTGACGGAACTTTCTTGATGGTTGACTTGGCAGCATCAAGTAATCTGCACGAAAACCTGGATCACCCCTTAGGGCCGTGGCTATACACAACATCTTGTATGCATTGCATGACCGTTTCATTGGCACTAAATGGGGCAGGGCTTGGTGCAATGTGGGGGGAACAAAAAGCACTAAAAATGTTAAATGATGCAGGGTTTATACATGTAGATATTAAACAAATTCCAGAAGACATTTTCAACAATTATTATATTGCCAAAAGGTAA
- a CDS encoding tRNA-dependent cyclodipeptide synthase: MMELELITKVYPITKNCQLLYERGEHALLGISPFNSYFSEKNIAILSNWAMKNFKSFNFFIPDEPYVYTLMALGYDKVKAIKKSKRQANYLKNKCLRALTGLDLSTNEAEALILDFRYLNKNKNYLSALKFYEDKYANDSEFRINCIETSKQVVETRTYLSYDRLEIAVKYLLAELPLFFNSVSILGKKEGVFCYRYCPLLIQTVFEKKNGMVLNNQGYLIIDIESN, from the coding sequence ATGATGGAATTAGAACTAATAACTAAAGTATATCCGATTACAAAGAATTGCCAATTATTATATGAACGAGGAGAACATGCACTTTTAGGTATTAGTCCATTTAATAGCTATTTTTCAGAAAAAAATATCGCTATTTTATCAAACTGGGCGATGAAGAATTTTAAGAGCTTTAATTTTTTTATACCAGACGAGCCCTATGTCTATACACTAATGGCTTTAGGATACGATAAAGTTAAAGCCATAAAAAAATCTAAAAGGCAAGCTAATTATTTAAAAAATAAATGTCTAAGAGCCTTAACAGGATTAGACCTATCAACAAATGAAGCCGAAGCACTAATCTTAGATTTCCGGTATTTGAACAAAAACAAAAATTATCTCTCAGCACTAAAATTTTATGAAGATAAATATGCTAATGATAGTGAATTTAGAATAAATTGTATCGAAACGTCTAAGCAGGTAGTGGAAACACGAACATACCTTAGTTATGATCGGTTAGAAATTGCTGTTAAGTATCTATTAGCAGAATTACCTTTGTTTTTTAACAGTGTCAGTATTTTGGGTAAAAAAGAAGGAGTTTTTTGTTACCGGTATTGCCCCTTGTTAATTCAAACTGTTTTTGAGAAAAAAAATGGGATGGTATTGAATAATCAAGGTTACCTTATTATAGATATTGAATCTAATTAA
- a CDS encoding GrpB family protein yields MSRKVEVVPHDPQWREEFEHESKQIALAVGDNLVAVHHIGSTSIPELDAKPIIDILVEVNDITKVDENSSGMETIGYEGMGEYGIPGRRYFRKHNQIGIRTHHVHLFEVNSLQVERHLAFRDYMIAHPKDAQKYGELKRELAKKYPDNIEAYMDGKDGFIKEMDRKAAEWRRELRIKN; encoded by the coding sequence ATGTCAAGAAAAGTAGAAGTTGTTCCCCATGACCCGCAGTGGCGAGAGGAATTTGAGCATGAATCAAAGCAGATTGCCCTTGCCGTCGGCGACAACTTAGTTGCTGTACACCATATTGGGAGTACATCTATTCCAGAACTAGATGCTAAACCAATTATTGATATTTTGGTTGAAGTCAACGACATTACCAAAGTCGATGAAAATAGTTCAGGTATGGAGACAATAGGCTATGAAGGAATGGGTGAATACGGCATACCAGGTCGTCGTTATTTCCGCAAACATAATCAAATAGGAATCAGAACACATCATGTTCATCTATTTGAAGTTAATTCGCTACAGGTAGAGCGTCATTTAGCCTTTCGAGATTATATGATTGCCCATCCTAAGGATGCCCAGAAATACGGTGAACTTAAGCGAGAGCTTGCTAAGAAATATCCAGACAATATTGAAGCCTATATGGATGGAAAAGATGGGTTCATCAAAGAGATGGATCGAAAAGCAGCAGAGTGGCGTAGAGAATTAAGAATTAAGAATTAA